The Carnobacterium divergens genome includes a window with the following:
- a CDS encoding YaaL family protein: MFFKKNKKGLLRKEYDEALLNLMYRTKDQWENKKEIEEAVFDKDGLLFAETKLAEAKYFYLFKEARIRKIKSTKIR, translated from the coding sequence ATGTTTTTTAAGAAAAATAAAAAAGGATTATTGCGTAAAGAATACGATGAAGCCCTTTTAAACTTGATGTATCGTACAAAAGACCAATGGGAAAATAAGAAAGAAATTGAAGAGGCTGTATTTGATAAAGATGGGTTATTATTTGCAGAAACGAAATTAGCTGAAGCTAAATACTTCTATTTATTTAAAGAAGCACGAATTCGTAAAATTAAAAGTACAAAAATTAGATAG